A stretch of DNA from Desulfosarcina ovata subsp. ovata:
GATTTTTATTGCCAGGAATCTTGAGTCGAACCTTCGCGATACCGGACGAATCCAATCGAACGAGAGGGATATTGAAGCGGTTCCAAAGCTCTGACTGAAATTGGGTGAGCATGGATTTTTTGGCCAGCACCAGAATTCGTCCGGCTCGACCACGCCGCATGAGCTCAGACAGAATCATCCCCACCTGAATGGTTTTTCCGAGACCCACGGCATCCGCCAGAAGCAACCTTGGACGCAACTGCTGTAGCGCTCGCCGAACGGTGTCTTCCTGGAATTGCATCCGTTTGAAAACACCCAATCCGTCAAAATTCGGTTCGATACCGGTAGCTGGAACTTGACGAAGATGCGCTTCTAAAAATAGCTTGGACAATTTGTACCCGTTGGAATCATCTTTGATGAGTTTCGTGCGGGTCGGATCCACAGGCGCAATGTCGTCCAGTTGGGTTAAGAAGATACTCTGGTGGCCCCTGACCAGATCATCGATCCCAACGCAATGGATGGCGAAGTTGTCCTCAAAATCGATGGAATCCGCTTTGGTAATTAACCACTCCGCATCGCGGCATAAAATCCGCGCCCCGGGTGTTGGTGGCGTTTTGCTTTTATACATCGTCAAAGTCCTCTGGAGCGATACATAGCTCCTCACGGCCAGCAAGTCTCAGGCAGGCATTCATGATCTCAACATCATCATCGAAACCGATGGGTGAAGTAAAATCGCACTCGAGGTCCGAGGAGAGGGTAAAATAGCGGATCATGCCTTTCAGCCATGGTTTACCGTGCGATGGAATATTTTCCCACTCATCGGTTAATCGCTGAAAGGTCTGGTAAATATGCCTGGCAAGTTTGAAATTAACGAAAAGATTTTCGATATGCGCACACCGGACCTTTTCCAGATGACGCGCAGCCTGTTTTAACAAATCATCCAGAGGAGTGTCCGATATTTCGTTTGAGCATCGGTTCAGCAGATCAAATTCCTTTTTGGTCAATCCCTCCGGAAACAAATCTGCCATCTTTGCTCCTTTTGTCTTTTTTGAGAAAACTCTCTTTGGGTGGGATTTTAAGGAGGGATTTTACCACTCCCTCCCTCGAGCCGACATACAAAGTCAGTAACCAAATATGGGAAATGAATAAATGTACAAAAACATTTAGTATACGCTGCTTCGCGTGTCAATTGATGGTCTTATGAAATGTGTCGCCAGAAGGTAAGACCTTATCCCGTCGACGACCCCGATGCTTATTAAAATTGACAAAATAAAAACTATGATATACATGGCCTGGAAAACCAACACATATTATCCATGAAAAAATTTGACTTCTCAATTATAAAAACACTCCGCATGAAGTGGGGGCTGACGGCCGAGGAACTGGCCGCAAGGGCGACGGTCACCCGGGCAACGGTGGCCAAAATTGAATCGGGCAACGGCAACCCTACCATCGAGACGCTCGGGGCGTTGAGCCGCGTTTTTCAACTGCCGACCAGCGAATTGATCCGCATGGCCGAGGTGGCCCATTGTGAGCGCGGTGAAACCGCGCCATTTGCGGGCGAGGGTCTCGACGGCGCGCATATCCGGTTTTCCAATTTCGAGATTTATCGTCTCGAGGCGGGGGCCGGAATTCATAAGGTATCGGAACCCGGCTACCACGAGAATACCGCCGAGGTGTGCCTGGTGACCGCCGGAACGATCCGGATCACCGTGCAGGGGGAATCCCACGAATTGGGTCCCGACATGGCGGTCCGTTTCAAGGCGTTGCACGAGCACCAGATCGACATTTTGGAAGATGCCGAGTTTTTGTTGATTCATCACACGCTGCCCTGATCCGTAAATCTGTTTCTGCATGGTGACGACCACGAAGGTTGTCGCGTCCGTTGGTGACCGGACGCGTGCTTCGTGGTTTTTTTATTTGGATTGCGTGGAGAGAAAGGAGTGGCTGTATGAGGTGCACGACATGGATTGGATTGATTGCGTTGGGCGTTGCCGTGACGATCTGTCCGGCGTTTGCCGGGGAGTCCGGAGAGACGGATTCGACGACTGAACTGGAACAGATTACCGTATCGGCCGAGCGGACGGAAACGCTGAGCAAGGATGTGGTCACGGCCGAGACGATCCAGGCGCCGGGTGTGTCGGGTTCGGTTCTGGATGCGCTGGGCAACGAAGCCGGCATTCAGATGAGAAGAAGTTCCCTTTCCGGCGGCGATGGCAGTAAACTGCGCCTGCGGGGATTTGACGAAACCCGCTTGCGCATTACCAAGGACGGTGTGCCGCTCAACCGGGACGGATCCTATGGCAACGGTCCCATCGACTGGAGCATTCTCTCGCCGGAGAATGTCGAACAGATCGAGATCTATCGGGGGGCCGGCCCGGCCAAATTCGGCAATACGCTGGGCGGCGTCGTCAATATCGTGACCAGGAAACCCACCGAGGATCCGGAAACCGTGGCCAGGACGGCCTATGGCAGCCATGATACCTGGGACAGCAGTGTGGCCCATTCGTGGAAGGTGGGAAAAGTCGGCTGGGCCTTTTCGGCCGGGCACTTCGAAAGCGACGGCTATCTGCGCAACAACACCATGGACCGGGACAATTTCTCGGCCATACTGACGTTCGACCTGCCCGCCGGCTGGCAGATCGGCGGCGGGATGGATTATTCCGACAAAGAGAACGGCAATCCGGTATACAACCAGCCGGACAGCCCCTATTACGACAGCGGTGAACCGGATGCCGACGAAAAAGAGCTTGGCGGGCCGGGCATCGGCAGCCGACTGCTGGACGGCGCCTTGGCCTGGGGGGACGGAACGCTGACCGAGGACGAAAACCGCAGCCTGACCGCCTTCATCGAGAAAACCATGGACGCCGGACGGTTGCGGCTGGACTACCGTCTCTGGAACCAGGATCGCACGGAGACCTATTACGCGGCAGACACCGGGAAGAAGATCTACGAACGCGAGACCGAAGCCGAGGATGACAACTGGTCCCTGCAGGCGGCATTCGAATACAAGCTCCGCGATCACCACATCGAAGCCGGCGGCGAGACCCGGAGCTACGGTTGGGGCGGTCAGGAGATCAATTATATCGATCCATCCTATTTCAGCGGAGCGATCTATTCCCCTTATTTTACATTTGTCAGAGAGGGCTTCGAGGGGCAGCCGGATCTGATGGCCTACCATGCCCTCTACCTTCAGGACACCTGGGCCCTGATGCCGGTACTCACCCTCGAGTTTGGGCTCCGGCAGGAGTGGTTCCGGGCCGACGGTGTCGATCCGGACGCGTTCGGATTCCAATGGCAGGCGGAGCCCACCGACCTGAGCGAAGACCACCTGGACCCCCGCTTGGCCGTCACCTACCACCCCTGGGAAGATGCTTCCGTCACCGCCCGTTTCGGGATTACCCACCGCTATCCCACCTCCCCGGAGTACTTCTGGTGGTACCTGAACAACGGCACGGGATACTTCAATACGGATTTCAATTCGGAAGAGGCGCGTCAGTATGAGCTCGCCTACTCCCAGACCATCGGGAATACGGCGTCGTTTACCGTGCGCGGATACTACTACGATATCGACGATTACATCTCATCAACCACCATAGCGGGTGTCGGCTCGGTCTATTACAACATCGGTGAGGTGGAAATCAAAGGCCTGGAAACCGGAATTTCCGTCAACCTGCCATACGGGCTGCGCGCCTGGGCCAATTTTACCTGGCAGAAAGGCGACAAGTCCGACGACCCCTATGACATCGACAACGAGTTGAGCAACCAGCTCCCCGATTTGCCGGAGACCCTGTTCAACGCCGGCATCGACTACATCTACGAAAAACTGCGCCTGCGCTGTTGGCTCAACTATGTGAGCGACCGGGATCATCTCAGCGACGATGGCCTGGAAACCCTGGGCGCCTATACCCTGGTGAATGCCACGGCCGCCTACCGGTTGCTTTCAACGCAAAAGCTTACGCTGGATCTCGAACTCGGCGCGGAGAATATTTTCGATGAGGATTACGAAGAGGAGGAGGGGTATCCCATGCCCGGTGCCATGGTGATCGCCGGGGTTCGGATTGAATTCTGAACACTCTTTTTTACCAGACCAAAAAACAGCGAAGAACAAGGAGACGTTAAATGATTCTAAAACCAATGATGCGCGAAGGGATCATCCCGCTTCCGGTGGCGTTTATCTCCACGATCAGCAAGGACGGGGTGCGCAATATTGCCCCGTACGCCTGTGTCATGCCCGTCCTGAGGCCCCTGGACCTGATTTGTATTGCTTCGGCATTCAAACGTGACACCCTGGTCAATATCCGCGAGACCGGCCAGTTTGTGATTAACATGGTGGGGGCCGATTTCTCGGACAAGGTGATCCCCACAGCCCGGTTTTCCCCGCCGGAGGCGGACGAGTTCGAACTGGCCAAATTGAACGAGAAGTCCTCGGAAACGGTTCGGCCGCCCGGCATTGCCGGCGGCTACGCCTGGATGGAATGTGAACTGTTCAAACTCTACGAGGAAACCCAGTATGTGCTGGTCATGGGCCGGGTGCTGCGGCTGGAAGTGGATGACGCGGTGTTGAATGCACAAGGGGAGTTCGATGTCACCAAAGCCCGCCCACTGATGATGGCCGGTACCCGCAAAGGGATGGATTTTTGTACCGTTGCGGGTATCGACCATTTCGAACCGTTCAGTGCCATGTTTGCCGACGGCCGGGACCCGCTGGAAAATAAATACCAGGAGTAGAACCCGCAGGTTTGGCAGATTCCTTTGATTACCGGGCTAGGGCGATTGGCGGATAAGAATATACCCGGATGCGCATGATTTTCATTTGTATTCAAGGCGGGCTTTTTTACGCATTGTGGGGCTATGTGTGGAAACGCCCAACGCAGAAGACGGATGAAAAGACAAGCAGGCGGGTATATTCTTTGACAGAGAACGCCTTATTTCTTGCCTGCACTCTAAGGTCGCCGGAAATAAATAATTCCTCCATCCTGCTTGTCTTTGCGCCCGTCTACCGCGTTGCCGCCACCCGCACATATCCCCTGATATGCACGGGTGACGGCGCCTTGTAGACGACCCCAAATCCGGCGCGATCTGGGGGAGTTATTTTTTTCCGCCAACCTTAGACGGATTTTTTTAAGCAGCCTCTGAGATACTCAGTCAGTAATGAATTTGTCTGATAATTTCTTTCCAATTGATATTCACATCCTGTAACGATCGTATTTTCGACCGCATCGACAACACGGATGGAAACGTAAACGCTACCTTCCGCAACCGCATAGGTACCAACAATGACAAATGCACTGTTATGTGTCTTGCTAAGTTCTTTAATTTCGCGTGATAAAAGAAACTCACCCTGACCCTTCTTGATGTATACAGAGCGCTGTCGCAATTTCATTTCTAGCACATGATACCCATGGCGAGCAACGCGTGAGGAAACCTGTTCAGAGATGAGGCGCCCCAGAGGACATGATTCTTCCAAATCGTTTATGTTGACAAGGCTTGCTGATATAATAGTGCCGTCTCTATCACCTATTCGTTTTTTCAGGTCCGAGGTGATAACATCCGCCGCCGCATAACTGGCTTCCAGAATTTCGCTATAAGGCACAGTTTTTAGGTTTATCGTATTGTCAGCCTTTCCATCAAACGTAGCACATCCAGAGAAACCAATCAGGAGGCCAGTAAGCATTGGAAAAATATAGAGAAAGGTTTGTATACAATACTGTCGTTCCCTAATCGACCACATCAAAAGTCCTCCCCCATTGGTTTGCCCGGCTATCTTTCGTCTCATAATCCTTCACATAATACGATGCTTCGGGTCATTGATATAATATATATCGGATTGGTGAATTAATTTATTTTCTCGCCAATATTTCCTCAATCATAAGGGCAAATTTGGAGCTATTGCGTTTTAGCAGGCTCTCGGCAGATGGAGCCGGACGCCCCCAACTACGAATTGAAAAGAAGAATGTTGTCGGCAACGGAGAAGCGGATTCGATCGCCTTGGCATATCCCACCGTACATAAACTCTCGTTGGAAATGCTGTAGATGACCATTTCCGATTCCACACGCGAGTCAGCCGAAATCATACCGTCAAGAAAATAGGTCACCTCGCCTGCCACAAGCATGTCATAGCTTTTCTCCGTCATTAATTCGAAAATCTGTTCGGTTGTATCAGGCATAGGCACGTTTGCGGGAAGCAGGTCGGCATTTATGTTTTTCTTTAACAATTCCAAAAACAACATCTTGGACGCGCGTTTTCCAATACCCCCGACATAGCGAGGCGATTGAAAATCACATACAACGATCTTGGGATGGTAATGATTCTGTACCGGTTTCTTGATCAGGATCTCTTCCGGCAATCCAATGGCCTTTTTTTTCAATTGGCGTTGATAAGCACATCCAGTACTCATCGCAATCAACACATTTATTAAAAATAACAACAAGATCGACTTTCTTACGTGTAATTTTGCCATCGCCTATAACTCCACCTGTGGAAATGTCGAAAAAATAGCGCGCTTTCAATAATAATTTGACGCTTTCGACGCTGTTCCGTCGATATTGACCGGGTCAAG
This window harbors:
- a CDS encoding helix-turn-helix domain-containing protein gives rise to the protein MKKFDFSIIKTLRMKWGLTAEELAARATVTRATVAKIESGNGNPTIETLGALSRVFQLPTSELIRMAEVAHCERGETAPFAGEGLDGAHIRFSNFEIYRLEAGAGIHKVSEPGYHENTAEVCLVTAGTIRITVQGESHELGPDMAVRFKALHEHQIDILEDAEFLLIHHTLP
- a CDS encoding TonB-dependent receptor, whose amino-acid sequence is MRCTTWIGLIALGVAVTICPAFAGESGETDSTTELEQITVSAERTETLSKDVVTAETIQAPGVSGSVLDALGNEAGIQMRRSSLSGGDGSKLRLRGFDETRLRITKDGVPLNRDGSYGNGPIDWSILSPENVEQIEIYRGAGPAKFGNTLGGVVNIVTRKPTEDPETVARTAYGSHDTWDSSVAHSWKVGKVGWAFSAGHFESDGYLRNNTMDRDNFSAILTFDLPAGWQIGGGMDYSDKENGNPVYNQPDSPYYDSGEPDADEKELGGPGIGSRLLDGALAWGDGTLTEDENRSLTAFIEKTMDAGRLRLDYRLWNQDRTETYYAADTGKKIYERETEAEDDNWSLQAAFEYKLRDHHIEAGGETRSYGWGGQEINYIDPSYFSGAIYSPYFTFVREGFEGQPDLMAYHALYLQDTWALMPVLTLEFGLRQEWFRADGVDPDAFGFQWQAEPTDLSEDHLDPRLAVTYHPWEDASVTARFGITHRYPTSPEYFWWYLNNGTGYFNTDFNSEEARQYELAYSQTIGNTASFTVRGYYYDIDDYISSTTIAGVGSVYYNIGEVEIKGLETGISVNLPYGLRAWANFTWQKGDKSDDPYDIDNELSNQLPDLPETLFNAGIDYIYEKLRLRCWLNYVSDRDHLSDDGLETLGAYTLVNATAAYRLLSTQKLTLDLELGAENIFDEDYEEEEGYPMPGAMVIAGVRIEF
- a CDS encoding flavin reductase family protein, with product MILKPMMREGIIPLPVAFISTISKDGVRNIAPYACVMPVLRPLDLICIASAFKRDTLVNIRETGQFVINMVGADFSDKVIPTARFSPPEADEFELAKLNEKSSETVRPPGIAGGYAWMECELFKLYEETQYVLVMGRVLRLEVDDAVLNAQGEFDVTKARPLMMAGTRKGMDFCTVAGIDHFEPFSAMFADGRDPLENKYQE
- a CDS encoding FlgO family outer membrane protein, which gives rise to MRRKIAGQTNGGGLLMWSIRERQYCIQTFLYIFPMLTGLLIGFSGCATFDGKADNTINLKTVPYSEILEASYAAADVITSDLKKRIGDRDGTIISASLVNINDLEESCPLGRLISEQVSSRVARHGYHVLEMKLRQRSVYIKKGQGEFLLSREIKELSKTHNSAFVIVGTYAVAEGSVYVSIRVVDAVENTIVTGCEYQLERNYQTNSLLTEYLRGCLKKSV